A genomic region of Caulobacter vibrioides contains the following coding sequences:
- a CDS encoding SH3 domain-containing protein — protein sequence MTITQTTIGKIKTITLTLGAAATALAMTAAPAAHAMDEKLGGVVGCKASGKKQEVGAVVGALLGAAAGSNLAKNDQGTGTAIGAVVGAGAGSLIGCKMQKSDAAQEVGGIYKSGGFRYAQTVQAAPLVKIEKKMVTRSTVNLRAAASTRGERLGAVDSGTTFQALGRTKDGKWILVGQDGVGVGFVSSAYVYRA from the coding sequence ATGACCATCACCCAAACCACCATTGGCAAAATCAAGACGATCACCCTGACCCTGGGCGCTGCGGCCACCGCGCTGGCGATGACCGCCGCCCCCGCCGCGCACGCCATGGACGAGAAGCTGGGCGGCGTCGTCGGCTGCAAGGCCTCGGGCAAGAAGCAGGAAGTCGGCGCCGTCGTCGGGGCCCTGTTGGGCGCCGCGGCCGGCTCGAACCTGGCCAAGAACGACCAGGGCACGGGAACGGCGATCGGCGCCGTGGTCGGCGCGGGCGCCGGCTCGCTGATCGGCTGCAAGATGCAAAAGAGCGACGCGGCCCAAGAGGTCGGCGGGATCTATAAGTCGGGCGGCTTCCGCTACGCCCAGACGGTCCAGGCCGCCCCGCTGGTCAAGATCGAGAAGAAGATGGTCACCCGTTCGACCGTCAACCTGCGGGCCGCCGCCTCCACCCGGGGCGAACGCCTGGGCGCGGTGGACTCGGGCACGACCTTCCAGGCCCTGGGCCGCACCAAGGACGGCAAGTGGATCCTGGTCGGCCAGGACGGCGTCGGCGTCGGCTTCGTTTCCAGCGCCTACGTCTACCGCGCCTAA
- a CDS encoding type II CAAX prenyl endopeptidase Rce1 family protein: MMNTYRHRLLSSLRTLPSARGWLFCLVVSAITLATMAVIGFSTGLYHLTPTQPDLAWRMLTVILIPALGEEIPFRAVLTPGPGEGRRPWVEIGVATGLYVLWHVVEALTFLPNAAQVFLRPDFLLCCAVLGLGCAVTKRVTGSVWPAVLLHWALVVVWQTWLGGVSALS, encoded by the coding sequence ATGATGAACACCTACCGCCACCGCCTCCTCTCCAGCCTGCGCACCCTGCCGAGCGCGCGGGGGTGGCTGTTCTGCCTGGTGGTCTCCGCCATCACCCTGGCGACCATGGCGGTGATCGGCTTCTCGACGGGCCTCTATCACCTGACCCCGACCCAGCCGGACCTGGCCTGGCGGATGCTGACCGTGATCCTGATCCCGGCGCTGGGCGAGGAGATCCCGTTCCGGGCGGTGCTGACGCCGGGGCCGGGCGAGGGGCGGCGGCCGTGGGTCGAGATCGGCGTCGCCACCGGCCTCTATGTGCTGTGGCACGTGGTCGAGGCCCTGACCTTCCTGCCCAACGCCGCGCAGGTGTTCCTGCGGCCTGACTTCCTGCTGTGCTGCGCGGTGCTGGGCCTGGGCTGCGCGGTGACCAAGCGGGTGACCGGCTCAGTCTGGCCGGCGGTGCTGCTGCACTGGGCGCTGGTGGTGGTCTGGCAGACCTGGCTGGGCGGGGTCAGCGCCCTGTCCTGA
- a CDS encoding Rieske 2Fe-2S domain-containing protein yields the protein MHSQTMPDDAASTAKAKPAAADKFGEGFVWDAWYVAALSPDIKPGTKSKREYLGEPVLLGRTRAGEVYAIRDICPHRAAALSAGRLIREADGTDSVECPYHGWRFGPDGACTAIPSLTADSDFDIAKVRVRRYPTVEAQGLVWIWMSSDPRFDGQPPEPPPVIPGVVGGKPKLVDHLDYDIHIDHAVLGLIDPAHGPYVHQQWWWRTKTSQHEKNKRFAPSEAGFTMVRHEPSKNSKAYAILGGEPLTEITFRLPGLRWEHVTVGTKQVLALSAMTPINAHKTRMNQIMWSDHWAFTALYPIIRIAARAFLRQDGRIVENQTPGLKCNPPLMWVGDADQQARWYHQCKREWNASRREGRPFVNPVRDQTLRWRT from the coding sequence ATGCACAGCCAGACCATGCCAGACGACGCCGCCTCCACCGCGAAAGCCAAACCCGCCGCCGCCGACAAGTTCGGCGAGGGTTTCGTCTGGGACGCCTGGTACGTGGCGGCCCTGTCGCCGGACATCAAGCCGGGCACGAAGTCCAAGCGCGAGTATCTGGGCGAGCCGGTGCTGCTGGGCCGTACACGGGCCGGTGAGGTCTATGCGATCCGCGATATCTGTCCGCACCGCGCCGCGGCCCTGTCGGCCGGCCGCCTGATCCGCGAGGCCGACGGGACCGACAGCGTCGAGTGCCCCTATCACGGCTGGCGCTTTGGGCCGGACGGCGCCTGCACGGCCATCCCGTCCCTGACCGCCGACAGCGACTTCGACATCGCCAAGGTGCGGGTGCGCCGCTATCCGACGGTCGAGGCGCAGGGCCTGGTGTGGATCTGGATGTCGTCGGACCCGCGCTTTGACGGCCAGCCGCCCGAGCCGCCGCCGGTGATCCCGGGCGTGGTGGGCGGCAAGCCCAAGCTCGTGGACCACCTGGACTACGACATCCATATCGACCACGCGGTGCTGGGCCTGATCGACCCGGCCCACGGGCCTTATGTGCATCAACAGTGGTGGTGGCGGACCAAAACCAGCCAGCACGAGAAGAACAAGCGCTTCGCCCCCAGCGAGGCCGGCTTCACCATGGTGCGGCACGAGCCGTCCAAGAACTCCAAGGCCTACGCCATCCTGGGCGGCGAGCCGCTGACCGAGATCACCTTCCGCCTGCCGGGTCTGCGCTGGGAGCATGTGACGGTGGGGACTAAGCAGGTGCTGGCCCTGTCGGCCATGACCCCGATCAACGCCCACAAGACCCGGATGAACCAGATCATGTGGTCGGACCACTGGGCCTTCACGGCCCTCTATCCGATCATCCGCATCGCCGCCCGCGCCTTCCTGCGCCAGGACGGCCGCATCGTCGAGAACCAGACGCCTGGCCTCAAGTGCAACCCGCCCCTGATGTGGGTGGGCGACGCCGACCAGCAGGCCCGCTGGTACCACCAGTGCAAACGCGAATGGAACGCCAGCCGCCGAGAGGGCCGTCCGTTCGTCAATCCGGTGCGGGACCAGACGCTGCGCTGGCGGACGTGA
- a CDS encoding M20 family peptidase has protein sequence MGIGGKVALTAVGLVLAVSAVVAVRTATFEAPAQADPAAARLAPARPVDVAKAAEHLAQAIRFQTISHQDRADDQPAEWDKLHAWLQATYPQAHKAMTREVVAGHGLVYTWTGSNPALPPIVLMAHQDVVPVTPGSEGQWTHPPFAGVVADGKVWGRGAIDDKGSLVTIFEALESVAAGGFKPVRTVIIVSGHDEEVRGEGAQAAAALLKSRNVKAQFVLDEGMAVVADHPVTSKPAAIIGVAEKGYATLKVTAPAVGGHSSAPPKDGGGVVTLAKAVQAIHDNAFPMKFQGPGADMLKAISPHASPVVKIFAANTWLFSSLLVKVTAKSPAGAAMLHTTIAPTMLKGSPKENVLPQDASAWINYRIAPGDSSDKVMAKAKDAVGDLPVELAFQGHRNEPSAVSSTESEAWKTLAGLAADESKAPVVPGLVTAGTDSRYMGGVSSDVYRFQPLVLTVDGTKVIHGTDEHISLDNVERMVRFYQRLVETAGSR, from the coding sequence ATGGGTATCGGGGGTAAGGTCGCGCTGACGGCCGTGGGGCTGGTGCTGGCCGTATCGGCCGTGGTGGCGGTGCGCACCGCGACGTTCGAGGCGCCGGCCCAGGCCGATCCCGCCGCCGCCAGGCTGGCGCCGGCCCGGCCGGTCGATGTGGCCAAGGCCGCCGAACATCTGGCGCAGGCCATCCGCTTCCAGACCATCAGCCACCAGGACCGCGCCGACGACCAGCCGGCCGAGTGGGACAAGCTGCACGCCTGGCTGCAGGCCACCTATCCGCAGGCCCACAAGGCCATGACCCGCGAGGTCGTGGCCGGCCATGGCCTCGTCTACACCTGGACCGGCTCGAACCCGGCCCTGCCGCCGATCGTGCTGATGGCCCACCAGGACGTGGTGCCGGTCACCCCCGGCAGCGAGGGCCAGTGGACCCATCCGCCCTTCGCCGGCGTCGTCGCGGACGGTAAGGTCTGGGGCCGCGGGGCGATCGACGACAAGGGCTCGCTGGTCACCATCTTCGAGGCGCTGGAAAGCGTGGCGGCCGGCGGCTTCAAGCCGGTGCGCACCGTCATCATCGTCAGCGGCCATGACGAGGAGGTGCGCGGCGAGGGCGCTCAGGCGGCCGCCGCGCTTCTGAAGTCGCGCAACGTCAAGGCTCAGTTCGTGCTGGACGAGGGCATGGCGGTGGTCGCCGACCACCCTGTCACCAGCAAGCCCGCCGCCATTATCGGCGTGGCCGAGAAGGGCTATGCGACCCTCAAGGTCACCGCCCCGGCCGTTGGCGGCCACTCGTCGGCCCCGCCCAAGGACGGCGGCGGCGTCGTGACCCTGGCCAAGGCCGTGCAGGCCATCCACGACAACGCCTTCCCGATGAAGTTCCAGGGACCGGGCGCGGACATGCTGAAGGCGATCTCGCCCCACGCCTCGCCGGTGGTGAAGATCTTCGCGGCCAACACCTGGCTGTTCTCGTCGCTGCTGGTGAAGGTCACGGCCAAGAGCCCGGCGGGCGCGGCCATGCTGCACACCACCATCGCCCCCACCATGCTGAAGGGCTCGCCGAAGGAAAACGTCCTGCCGCAGGACGCCAGCGCCTGGATCAACTACCGCATCGCGCCCGGCGACAGCTCCGACAAGGTGATGGCCAAGGCCAAGGACGCGGTCGGCGACCTGCCCGTCGAGCTGGCCTTCCAGGGGCACCGCAACGAGCCCTCGGCCGTGTCGTCCACCGAGTCCGAGGCCTGGAAGACCCTGGCGGGCCTGGCCGCTGACGAGAGCAAAGCCCCGGTCGTGCCGGGCCTGGTCACCGCCGGCACCGACAGCCGCTACATGGGCGGGGTCTCAAGCGACGTCTACCGCTTCCAGCCGCTCGTTTTGACCGTCGACGGCACCAAGGTGATCCACGGCACAGACGAGCATATCAGTCTCGACAATGTCGAACGCATGGTCCGGTTCTATCAGCGCCTCGTGGAGACGGCGGGGTCGCGGTAG
- a CDS encoding endonuclease domain-containing protein, with translation MDRIAAARRLRRSQTLAEKTLWTLVRNRRLGGFRFLRQQPIDRYFADFACESAKVIVELDGPAHEGREDYDDRRTETLELFGYLVLRFRNERVLADPGGTADEIL, from the coding sequence ATGGATCGGATCGCCGCCGCCCGTCGCCTTCGCAGAAGCCAGACCCTGGCTGAGAAGACGCTGTGGACCCTCGTCCGCAACCGCCGCCTCGGCGGCTTCCGCTTCCTACGCCAGCAGCCGATCGACCGATACTTCGCCGACTTTGCTTGCGAGTCCGCCAAGGTGATCGTGGAACTGGACGGCCCCGCCCATGAGGGGCGCGAGGACTATGATGACCGGCGCACGGAGACTCTGGAGCTTTTCGGCTATCTCGTCCTGCGCTTTCGAAACGAGCGGGTGCTGGCTGACCCCGGTGGAACGGCGGACGAGATCCTGTAG
- a CDS encoding CsbD family protein encodes MNRTLSLSLAALLMTGALTACDKEAGRKQETIGKVESGVGEVVGDKDLKAEGQKDQVAGNLKQGEIKDAIKEAKK; translated from the coding sequence ATGAACCGCACCCTGTCCCTGTCCCTCGCCGCCCTGCTGATGACCGGCGCCCTGACCGCCTGTGACAAGGAGGCCGGCCGCAAGCAGGAGACGATCGGCAAGGTCGAGTCCGGCGTCGGCGAGGTCGTCGGCGACAAGGACCTCAAGGCCGAAGGCCAGAAGGACCAGGTGGCCGGCAACCTCAAGCAGGGCGAGATCAAGGACGCCATCAAGGAAGCCAAGAAGTAG
- a CDS encoding TetR/AcrR family transcriptional regulator → MGVRDEQKAATREKVLEAARDLFNDVGYEETTIRAIAERAGVSVGSVFTTFASKAEVLSHVMTHRLDELYAEFDRVIPFLRGHTVDRLCSIFAIHYAFETRRVKLFLAHIAASYNPSNEAGVTPYGRNPRLSQMLIDVLADGVRKGEVRADLDLNLVVDTLKAAYAWNYRMAASAGGNLAATDMSAAMDRQIAMIAEGWKPR, encoded by the coding sequence TTGGGCGTAAGAGACGAGCAGAAGGCGGCGACGCGAGAGAAGGTTCTCGAGGCCGCCCGGGACCTGTTCAACGATGTCGGCTACGAGGAGACGACCATCCGCGCCATCGCGGAGCGGGCGGGCGTTTCTGTCGGCAGCGTTTTCACCACCTTCGCCTCCAAGGCGGAGGTGCTTAGCCATGTCATGACCCATCGCCTGGACGAGCTCTACGCCGAGTTCGACCGGGTGATCCCGTTCCTGCGGGGCCACACGGTCGATCGGCTGTGTTCGATCTTCGCGATCCACTACGCGTTCGAGACCCGGCGGGTGAAGCTGTTCCTGGCCCACATCGCTGCGTCCTATAATCCCAGCAACGAAGCGGGCGTCACGCCCTATGGCCGCAATCCGCGCCTCAGCCAGATGCTGATCGACGTGCTGGCGGACGGGGTGCGGAAGGGCGAGGTGCGGGCGGATCTGGACCTCAACCTGGTGGTCGACACCCTCAAGGCCGCCTACGCCTGGAACTACCGCATGGCCGCCTCGGCCGGCGGAAACCTGGCCGCGACCGACATGTCCGCAGCCATGGACCGCCAGATCGCCATGATCGCCGAAGGCTGGAAGCCGCGGTAG
- a CDS encoding TetR/AcrR family transcriptional regulator, translating to MSFVSVNIDQGAETPVKLTRRALAKQRTRERVLAAARRLFSERGYEGATIRDIAQAAGMSTGAVFASFADKSELFEEILTADYEVIYAQMTQAARAAKTVDEALLGLFGVAYSFHLEQLPLLRASISESWTRSEAAERRARNDLKHIFKLIGVTLQRAVDEGQLKKDIDAKLLAEITWDVYVANYRRAVYDGWSVEALLARLSDQLKVIFAGARA from the coding sequence ATGAGCTTTGTGTCCGTCAATATCGACCAGGGCGCCGAGACCCCGGTGAAGCTGACGCGTCGCGCGCTGGCCAAGCAGCGCACCCGCGAACGCGTGCTGGCCGCCGCCCGCCGTCTGTTCAGCGAGCGCGGCTACGAGGGCGCCACCATCCGTGACATCGCCCAGGCCGCCGGCATGTCGACCGGCGCGGTGTTCGCCAGCTTCGCTGACAAGTCGGAGCTGTTCGAGGAAATCCTGACCGCCGACTACGAAGTCATCTACGCCCAGATGACCCAGGCCGCCCGCGCCGCCAAGACGGTGGACGAGGCGCTGCTGGGCCTGTTCGGCGTGGCCTACAGCTTCCACCTGGAGCAACTGCCGCTGCTGCGCGCCAGCATCTCCGAGTCGTGGACCCGTTCGGAAGCCGCCGAGCGCCGCGCGCGTAACGACCTGAAGCACATCTTCAAGCTGATCGGCGTGACCCTGCAGCGCGCGGTCGACGAAGGTCAGCTGAAGAAAGATATCGACGCCAAGCTCTTGGCCGAGATCACTTGGGACGTGTATGTCGCCAACTACCGCCGCGCCGTCTACGACGGCTGGTCGGTTGAGGCGCTGCTGGCGCGACTTTCGGATCAACTGAAGGTCATCTTCGCGGGCGCCCGCGCTTAA
- a CDS encoding twin transmembrane helix small protein — MSQLFDFLVPAALLAVLIALGAGLYALFRGGDFGRSWSNKLMRLRVLLQFIAVIVLVAAAFWWRKGA; from the coding sequence ATGTCCCAGCTGTTCGACTTTCTCGTCCCGGCCGCGCTTCTGGCGGTGCTGATCGCCCTGGGGGCCGGCCTCTACGCCCTGTTTCGCGGGGGCGATTTCGGCCGGTCGTGGTCGAACAAGCTGATGCGGCTGCGCGTGCTTTTGCAGTTCATCGCCGTCATCGTCCTGGTCGCCGCCGCCTTCTGGTGGCGGAAGGGCGCGTAA
- a CDS encoding cob(I)yrinic acid a,c-diamide adenosyltransferase, with amino-acid sequence MVTLNRIYTRTGDGGTTRLATGAPVSKASLRVDSYGGVDETNAAIGQARQHTAADPVLDAILERIQNDLFDLGADLATPEQHGKPEWEPLRVLESQVERLEREIDQLNGEMSALTSFVLPAGSPAAAALHVARTVCRRAERGVVALSEMDGEIVGTPAIKYLNRLSDLLFVAARWANDKGAADVLWKPGATR; translated from the coding sequence ATGGTCACGCTAAACCGCATCTATACGCGTACCGGCGATGGCGGCACCACGCGCCTGGCCACCGGCGCGCCGGTCAGCAAGGCCTCGCTGCGGGTCGATTCCTATGGCGGGGTCGACGAGACCAACGCCGCGATCGGCCAGGCGCGCCAGCACACGGCCGCCGATCCAGTCCTGGACGCCATCCTGGAGCGGATCCAGAACGACCTCTTCGACCTGGGCGCCGACCTCGCCACGCCCGAGCAGCACGGCAAGCCCGAGTGGGAGCCGCTGCGCGTCCTGGAAAGCCAGGTCGAGCGGCTGGAGCGCGAGATCGATCAGCTGAACGGCGAGATGTCGGCCCTGACCTCGTTCGTCCTGCCCGCCGGCTCGCCCGCCGCCGCCGCCCTGCACGTGGCGCGCACCGTCTGCCGCCGCGCCGAGCGCGGGGTCGTGGCCCTGTCGGAGATGGACGGTGAAATCGTCGGGACGCCGGCGATCAAGTACTTAAACCGCCTGTCGGACCTGCTGTTCGTCGCCGCCCGCTGGGCCAACGACAAGGGCGCGGCCGACGTGCTCTGGAAGCCCGGCGCGACGCGGTAG
- a CDS encoding electron transfer flavoprotein subunit beta/FixA family protein — protein sequence MKVLVPVKRVIDYNVKARVKADQTGVDLANVKMSMNPFCEIAVEEAVRLKEKGVATEVVIVSIGPAQAQETIRTALAMGGDRGVLITTDADPEPLAVAKLLAAVVAEESPNLVLMGKQAIDGDNNAVGQMLSALLGWPQATYASAIEVSATSAKVTREVDGGLQTVDVDLPAVITADLRLNEPRYASLPNIMKAKKKEIVSKTVADYGVDIAPRLKVLKVTEPAKRSAGIKVETASDLVSKLNTAGVL from the coding sequence ATGAAGGTCCTAGTCCCGGTTAAACGGGTGATCGATTATAACGTGAAGGCCCGCGTCAAGGCGGACCAAACGGGCGTCGACTTGGCGAACGTCAAGATGTCGATGAACCCTTTCTGTGAGATCGCGGTCGAAGAAGCCGTGCGCCTCAAGGAAAAGGGCGTGGCGACCGAGGTCGTCATCGTCAGCATCGGCCCGGCGCAGGCCCAGGAAACCATCCGTACGGCGCTGGCCATGGGCGGCGACCGCGGGGTGCTGATCACCACAGACGCCGATCCCGAGCCGCTGGCCGTGGCCAAGCTGCTGGCCGCCGTGGTGGCCGAAGAGAGCCCCAACCTCGTCCTGATGGGCAAGCAGGCCATCGACGGCGACAACAACGCTGTCGGCCAGATGCTGTCGGCCCTGCTGGGCTGGCCGCAGGCCACCTACGCCTCGGCGATCGAGGTCTCGGCCACCAGCGCCAAGGTCACCCGTGAAGTCGACGGCGGCCTGCAGACGGTCGATGTCGACCTGCCGGCCGTGATCACCGCCGACCTGCGCCTGAACGAGCCGCGCTATGCGTCTCTGCCCAACATCATGAAGGCCAAGAAGAAGGAGATCGTCTCCAAGACGGTCGCCGACTACGGCGTCGATATCGCGCCGCGCCTGAAGGTCCTGAAGGTCACCGAGCCCGCCAAGCGCTCGGCCGGCATCAAGGTCGAGACGGCTTCTGACCTGGTTTCCAAGCTGAACACTGCGGGGGTGCTGTAA
- a CDS encoding electron transfer flavoprotein subunit alpha/FixB family protein, giving the protein MAVLVVADNDNALLRDATHKTVTAALKISGDVDVLVLGKGAKAVADAAAKIAGVRKVLLAESDALGHGVAEAQADAVLALAGNYDAILVPATSGGKNFAPRVAAKLDVAPISEIIEVVSADTFTRPIYAGNALETVQSSDSKKVITVRPTAFAAAAEGGSASVESVGGADAGKTRFVSEEMVKSDRPELAAAKIVVSGGRAMGSAEEFQRVIEPLADKLGAAVGASRAAVDAGYAPNDYQVGQTGKVVAPQLYVAIGISGAIQHLAGMKDSKVIVAINKDADAPIFQVADFGLVADYKSAVPELMDALAAAGK; this is encoded by the coding sequence ATGGCTGTTCTCGTCGTCGCTGATAACGACAACGCGCTGCTGCGCGACGCCACCCACAAGACCGTCACCGCCGCCCTGAAGATCTCGGGCGACGTAGACGTGCTGGTGCTGGGCAAGGGCGCCAAGGCCGTGGCCGACGCCGCCGCCAAGATCGCCGGCGTCCGCAAGGTGCTGCTGGCCGAGTCCGACGCGCTTGGCCACGGCGTGGCCGAGGCTCAGGCCGACGCCGTGCTGGCCCTGGCCGGCAACTACGATGCGATCCTGGTTCCGGCCACCTCGGGCGGCAAGAACTTCGCCCCGCGCGTCGCCGCCAAGCTGGACGTCGCCCCGATCTCGGAGATCATCGAGGTCGTGTCGGCCGACACCTTCACGCGTCCGATCTACGCCGGCAACGCCCTGGAGACCGTTCAGTCGAGCGACTCCAAGAAGGTGATCACCGTGCGTCCAACCGCCTTCGCCGCCGCCGCTGAAGGCGGCTCGGCCTCGGTGGAAAGCGTCGGTGGCGCTGACGCCGGCAAGACCCGCTTCGTCAGCGAAGAGATGGTCAAGTCCGACCGTCCGGAACTGGCCGCGGCCAAGATCGTCGTCTCGGGCGGTCGCGCCATGGGTTCGGCCGAAGAGTTCCAGCGCGTCATCGAGCCCCTGGCCGACAAGCTGGGCGCCGCCGTCGGCGCCAGCCGCGCGGCCGTCGACGCCGGCTATGCGCCCAACGACTACCAAGTCGGTCAGACGGGCAAGGTCGTGGCGCCGCAGCTCTACGTCGCCATCGGCATCTCGGGCGCCATCCAGCACCTGGCCGGCATGAAGGACTCCAAGGTGATCGTCGCGATCAACAAGGACGCCGACGCGCCGATCTTCCAGGTCGCCGATTTCGGCCTGGTGGCGGACTACAAGTCGGCCGTGCCGGAACTGATGGACGCCCTGGCGGCGGCGGGTAAGTAA
- a CDS encoding ATP-binding protein, with the protein MPRFAEWLDQDVTSVTARSLPTLGVRLGICAATALVYALAVDLQGGLVWALAVASAEAAVFIFSSPQRSERKISHAQRLSYVAAVAWMNIVWWSLAIMLWRQDHPALQMAALCVVCAFLVHAQAFTARSKTLLLIVGGGSATVLLLLCGVLNDFPPTERLVLCAAALILITYTAKAAQTNGQQGRALELAKSQAEAASQAKSEFLALMSHELRTPLNGMLGLSQALKLEPLEPGEREQVELLEESGRTLLALLNDVLDMAKIEAGKLDIAPTQEDLSRLAERVVRINQAQARERGTEITLEIDPATPRALLFDPLRVRQCLGNLISNAVKFTPAGQIRVRVSCEAGDQPDRMLAKITVSDTGVGMSPAVLARLFKPFEQADPTIAQRTGGTGLGLNITRRLAQMMGGSVGVRSTEGKGSTFTLTFACGLPTAGAAETGGFLGGERPLKLLVVDDYAVNRKVIAMMLTPMGCEILEADNGQRALDLLAEREVDVVLLDFNMPVMGGLETTRRLRADPRWRKLPIVCLTAGMMDDERTAAATAGMDAFLDKPIEMSTLVSTIARFPRSAPRSLT; encoded by the coding sequence GTGCCCAGATTCGCCGAATGGCTGGACCAGGACGTCACCTCGGTGACCGCGCGTAGCCTGCCCACCCTGGGGGTGCGCCTGGGCATCTGCGCGGCGACGGCGCTGGTCTATGCGCTGGCGGTCGATCTGCAGGGCGGGCTTGTCTGGGCTCTGGCCGTGGCCAGCGCCGAGGCGGCGGTGTTCATCTTCAGCAGCCCTCAGCGCAGCGAGCGCAAGATCAGCCACGCCCAGCGCCTCTCCTATGTGGCCGCCGTCGCCTGGATGAACATCGTCTGGTGGTCGCTGGCCATCATGCTGTGGCGCCAGGATCATCCCGCCCTGCAGATGGCCGCGCTGTGCGTGGTCTGCGCCTTCCTGGTCCACGCCCAGGCCTTCACGGCGCGCTCCAAGACCCTGCTGCTGATCGTCGGCGGCGGCAGCGCGACGGTGCTGCTGTTGCTGTGCGGGGTGCTGAACGACTTTCCGCCCACCGAGCGCCTGGTGCTGTGCGCGGCGGCGCTGATCCTGATCACCTATACGGCCAAGGCCGCCCAGACCAACGGCCAGCAGGGCCGCGCCCTGGAGTTGGCCAAGAGCCAGGCCGAGGCCGCCAGCCAGGCCAAGTCCGAATTCCTGGCCCTGATGAGCCACGAGCTGCGCACGCCGCTCAACGGCATGCTGGGCCTGTCGCAGGCCCTGAAGCTGGAGCCGCTGGAGCCCGGCGAGCGCGAACAGGTCGAGCTGCTGGAGGAGTCGGGCCGCACCCTCCTGGCCCTGCTCAACGACGTGCTCGACATGGCCAAGATCGAGGCGGGCAAGCTGGATATCGCCCCCACCCAGGAAGACCTCTCGCGCCTGGCCGAACGGGTGGTGCGGATCAACCAGGCCCAGGCCCGGGAGAGGGGCACGGAGATCACCCTGGAGATCGATCCGGCCACGCCGCGCGCCCTGCTGTTCGACCCGCTGCGGGTGCGCCAGTGCCTGGGCAACCTCATCTCCAACGCCGTGAAGTTCACCCCCGCCGGCCAGATCCGGGTGCGGGTCAGCTGCGAGGCCGGCGACCAGCCCGACCGGATGCTGGCCAAGATCACCGTCTCCGACACGGGCGTAGGCATGAGCCCGGCGGTGCTGGCCCGGCTCTTCAAGCCGTTCGAGCAGGCCGACCCGACCATCGCCCAGCGCACCGGCGGCACGGGCCTTGGCCTCAACATCACCCGCCGTCTGGCCCAGATGATGGGCGGCTCGGTCGGTGTGCGCAGCACCGAGGGCAAGGGCTCGACCTTCACCCTGACCTTCGCCTGCGGCCTGCCCACCGCCGGCGCGGCCGAGACCGGCGGTTTCCTGGGCGGCGAGCGGCCCTTGAAGCTGCTGGTCGTCGACGACTATGCGGTGAACCGCAAGGTCATCGCCATGATGCTGACCCCGATGGGCTGCGAGATCCTGGAGGCCGACAACGGCCAGCGCGCCCTCGACCTGCTGGCCGAGCGCGAGGTCGACGTGGTGCTGCTGGACTTCAACATGCCGGTGATGGGCGGTCTGGAGACCACCCGCCGCCTGCGCGCCGACCCGCGCTGGCGCAAGCTGCCCATCGTCTGCCTGACCGCCGGGATGATGGACGACGAACGCACGGCCGCCGCGACGGCGGGCATGGACGCCTTCCTCGACAAGCCGATCGAGATGTCGACCCTGGTCTCGACGATCGCGCGTTTTCCCCGCAGCGCGCCCCGATCGCTGACCTAG
- the efp gene encoding elongation factor P, translating to MKVAASSLRKGSVVDMDGKLYVVLSAENIHPGKGTPVTQLNMRRISDGVKVSERYRTTEQVERAFVDDRNHTFLYSDGDGYHFMNPESYDQLVATEDVIGDAAPYLQEGMTVILSTHNDVPIAIDLPRTVVLEIVDTEPSVKGQTASSSYKPAVLSNGVKTTVPPYITAGTKVVILTEDGSYVERAKE from the coding sequence GTGAAGGTCGCAGCCAGCTCGCTCCGCAAAGGCTCCGTCGTCGATATGGACGGCAAGCTCTATGTCGTCCTGAGCGCCGAAAACATCCACCCCGGCAAGGGCACCCCGGTGACCCAGCTGAACATGCGCCGCATCTCGGACGGCGTGAAGGTGTCGGAGCGCTATCGCACGACCGAGCAGGTCGAGCGCGCCTTCGTCGACGACCGCAACCACACCTTCCTGTACAGCGACGGTGACGGCTATCACTTCATGAACCCGGAAAGCTACGACCAGCTCGTGGCCACCGAAGACGTGATCGGCGACGCCGCGCCGTACCTGCAGGAAGGCATGACCGTCATCCTGTCGACCCACAACGACGTGCCGATCGCCATCGACCTGCCGCGCACCGTGGTGCTGGAAATCGTCGACACCGAACCGTCGGTGAAGGGCCAGACCGCCAGCTCGTCCTACAAGCCGGCCGTGCTCAGCAACGGCGTGAAGACCACCGTGCCGCCGTACATCACCGCGGGCACCAAGGTCGTCATCCTGACCGAAGACGGCTCCTACGTGGAACGCGCCAAGGAGTAG